CTAATGAAAGGGGAAAATATTATTTTAAGTGCACCAACCAGTTTTGGAAAAAGTTTAATTATTGATGCCGTAATTGCGTCAAATAAACATAAGAACATAGCTGTAGTTGTACCTACAATTGCTTTAATTGACGAAACAAGAAAACGTTTATCAAAATATAAAAAGGACTATAAAATAATTACGCATCCAACTCAAGAAATAGAAGATAAAAACATTTTAATTCTAACACAAGAAAGAGCCATAACAATAATTAATGAAATCCCGATTGACTTTTTTGTAATTGATGAATTTTACAAATTGAGTCCTACAAAATCAGATTCTCAAAGAGCTCATATTTTAAATCATGTTTTTTATCAATTAGTAAAACAGAATGCGCAATTCTATTTATTAGGTCCAAATATTGAGGAAATTACAACAGAACTTTTAGTAAATATTAAATTCAGGTTTATCAAAACCGATTTTAAAACTGTAATTGCAGAAAAACATAAAATAAATATTCCCAAAGGAGAAAAACCTATTAATAAATTATTAGAATTAACTTCTAAACTCAAAGAGCCAACACTTATATTTTGTCAATCACCTGCAAGTGCCAATAGAGTGGCTAATGAATTACTTTTAAACGGAAAATTCAATAATCTGAAAGAGAATGATAGTTTAGTTTCTTGGATTAAATCTAATTATCATGAAAAATGGATTTTAGCAAATTGTTTAGAGAAAGGAATAGGAATCCATCATGGAAAAATACCAAGAGCAATTGCTCAAAAATCTATCAAGTTATTTAATGAAGGAAAAATAAACTTTCTTATCTGCACATCAACAATAATAGAAGGTGTCAATACAAAAGCTAAGAATGTTATTATTTATGATAATAAAATAGCTCGTTCGAAATTTGATTTTTTCACTTTTAATAATATTTGTGGTAGGTCTGGTCGAATGTTTTCTCATTTCATAGGAAACATATATTTATTTCACGAACCACCTTCACCAGAATTGCCTTTAGTCGATTTTCCTATTTTTTCACAAAACGAAGATGTTCCTGCTGAATTATTAATTAATCTTGACAAAGAAGATTTAAAAGAGAATTCAAAAAAAACCTTAGAAAAGTATTATTCACAAAAACACCTCTCAATACAAGTATTAAGTGAAAATTCATTCATTGAATTAGATTATCAAATTGAGTTAGCTAAATTTTTAGAAGAAAATATAAATAAAGTTGAGAGTTATTTAAATTGGAAAAGTGTTCCGTCAAATGACCAACTAAAAGTTGCATGTATATTAATATGGAATTATTTTATTAAATCTAAAAGGAGAATTTATGGTGTTAGTTCAGGAAAACAATTACATTTTAGAATTAATCAATTCAGAGAAGCAGGAAATTTAAAAAATTATATCCAGCAGTTTATTGGAAATAACAATGATTTATCAAAAATAAACGAAGCGATTGAACTAGCTTTTGATATTCAAAGGCATTGGATTAATTTTCAATTCCCTAGATATTTACTTGCTTTAAACAATATAGCCAATCATGTATTAGCAAAACAGTCTAAAAGCCAAGGAGATTTTTCTAGTTACGCTAATATGGTTGAATGTTATTTCACAGAACCTTATGTAGTGCCTCTTGATGAATATGGTTTACCAGTACAAATATCCTTAAAAATAGGAAAACAAATAGAACTTGACAAAAACATTGACAAATCACTAATCGCTATAAAAAACTTAAATCCTGAAAAAGTTGATTTATCCGAAATAGAAAAAGAATTTGTTTATGAATTAAAAGAATATTTATAAATAACTAAATGCCAATCGAGTAGATGGGTCTGCCCCTAGTTAGGAACGGACTACGCCTCTCACACCACCGTAAATAAGGGTCTCGTATACGGCGGTTCGATAATGAAATTTATAGTTTGTAGTATTCCGTTAAACTAACATAACCTTTCCGCTATAACCGTTTTGCAGTTATGGTTGTAAGTAGAATAGGACTTTGGGCTACTGCCCAGCCTCCTTTTTGTGTACGGCTCCACGGATAGGCATAGTTTTGGTCAATACCCAAGCGAATGAGGTTCTTCCTTTTTCTTTCTAATTGCCACTATAAATTTAGAGAGAATCAAACTTAAGGTGATAACCGTTAAACAAGCCGTTGATCCTCCACGGAACAGATTTAATAAAGCGCTTCAAAAAACAAAAACCCACCATCCACACAAAATAACGGTCTACCTATACAAAACCGCCTAGCGCGTTCCCTTCTTCTTTTTATATTGCCACCACTATTCCCTCTACCGAATATCATCGTGTAACGCATTGCGAACTTTAGTCGCAATCTAACTACTCCAAAAAATGAATGTTCAACTACGTAGAGTCTATATCTCCAGCGCAATTGCACTAATTGCCGCGCTCTTATTACAGTCTTGTTACACCACCCGTTTGGTAAGCACACACGGCGTGCCCATGCCTCCTGAAACTATGGAAGGCCAAGATTGGTACCGCGATAAAATGTACGGAGAATATACGGCCGTAGTAAAAACGTCCGTGCTTACAGATGGTATGATGATCAAAGTTCCCAAAGACAAATGTGAATCCGGAAAACTGTTTTCGGTTGAATTCACGGACACTTTTGGAGGCAACCTTTTGTACTTAGTAACTTTTGGAAGCCGTAGAAAAGTGAAGATAAAATATGTATGTATGCTACCTGATCTTTAATATTATGGCCAAGACAAGTGAATTATTAGTTGGAAAATGGGATACGCTGCACGAGAACGGGGCTTTTGACCTGAAGCGTCAATATATTACCCGTCACGAGCATAAAGCTACTATGCCCAGCAGAGTGTTGCGCTATAACGATGCAGCGGAAGAAATGCAGCGACTGATTAAAAAATGTAAAACGGAGAATGAGGGTTTCCGCGCGTTCGGTTCGCGTTGGTCCATGTCCAAAATTGCGCATCAGAAAGATAATATGCATCAAAACAATTTGATGTATCTAGACCTTGAAATAGAGGAAGGCAATATGCACCCCGATTCTGAATACGCCCATGAAAATATCTTCTTTTTTGAATGCGGAAGTACCATTAAACAGATTTCACAAAAACTAAATGAATACGGTAAATCTTTAAAAACCACAGGTGCCAGTAATGGGCAGACTATTGCGGGTTGCATTTCCACCGGCGTACATGGGTCCGCTTTTGATACGGGTGCGGTACAGGATTATATCGTAGGCCTGAACATCCTTACGGGACCAAATGCTGAAGATAATGTGTATCTGGAACGGCATACCCAACCCAGTTTAAACGATGCTTTTGCACAAAGTATAAAAGCTAGGGTCATTAGGAACGACGACCTTTTCAATGCCGCGTTGGTGGGTTTGGGGAGTTTTGGGTTTATTCACGGCGTAGCCCTAGAAGCGGACGACCTTTTTTTGTTGGATAGATATGTGCGACGAATTGATAAAGACCTGGCCCTGTCCTTATCCAAAACTTTAGATTTTAAGAATTCCGAGTTTAAAATTGACAATGAAGTAGATGAAAACGGAAAACCTAGCAGACCGTACCATTATAAAATTTTCATTAACCCCTATGTGGATGAAAACCAATATGTGGTGGAGGCCATGTACAAGAAAAAGTACACTCTGGCCTACCCGGACCCGTTCACTAAAATTGAAAAATCGCTTTATAAAGACCTTATTTATTTGCTGATCAAATTCAGTGAGAAATTCCCCAAAAGTATTCCGTGGTTTATAAAGAGCCTGCAAAAAAGTATTTTGCCAGAAATTACCAAAGACGAAGAAAAAATTAGGGCTACGCTCTATGAAACCTTTTGGGATGCCGGTTACAAAGGCCCTGCTTTTGCCTGTTCTATGGGCGTTACCATTGAAGATTCCGAAAGGGCATTGAACGCGCTGGTAAAAATGACCAAAGACCATCCTATTCCCGGAATTTTTGCCATGCGCTACGTCAACAAAACCGAAGCCACTTTGGGCTTTACTAAATTCCATAAAACCTGCGTTATTGAGATTGACGGCATCCAATGGAATAAATCCGATAAAATTCCCAGTCTGGAAGAATATGGTCGGTTTATGATAGAGGCGATGCAAGCTGAAAATATTCCGTTTACCGTGCATTGGGGCAAAAGCATGGACTATGCATTTCCCGATCTAGCCCACCACATGTACGGCAACAACGTAGACCAATGGATGAAATGTAGAAGTTGGCTGCTTTCCGAGAAAATGGCGAATGTATTTTCCAACGAATTTATTTCCACTTTAGGATTGGATGCGTATAGAAGTGTGCCCAATGATTTTATTGAATCTTTGGATAAAAGCGGACAGCCCGCACATTTAATTACGTAGCTAAAATTCGTAAACCATACTTTTAGTTCACACCGATCAAGCCTCATCATTTGGTTCCTATCCTTTTGATGAGGCTTCTTTTTTTCTTTCCTTTTCAGTATTTGAACCTTAGTAAATACAGTGATATTCAGTTGATAAAAATTAGGTTTAAAATCTTGTGCTATATCAAATAAAAATCCACTTAATATTAATTTAACATATTGAAAGTCAATAATTTGAGATTACCATAAAAAATACTGCAGTTTATAAAGAATTTCCATCAAACTATACATAATCGGTTTTTTTAAGCCTCCTTGTACGGTACGTTTGTCATGTAATTAAAATACATAGGTTCCTCCAAAAACTAGACTTGATTGCAGTTTCAATATAACCATTGAAAACTTTGATCAATACTTAAAAAACGTAGTTGAAATGGAATTGGTTATTCAAACCGGGAGAGAAAACAACGACCTATGGAAAATCCCAGAGGTAAAAACTTTACTCCAGCCGTACCATCCTGTTATTTCCGCAGATGTACTTTGTACGGATGACAAATGCTTCCATTACCTAGCACTAAATGACCATGCCCCTGTACAGGAACTTATAGGTCAACTCATGGAAATAAAAGGCATTGAAGCTGCCTATCAAAAACCACTAGACTTCCCCCCAATGTAACAGTTTCTATTTGTAAAAGAAAGCTGTTCAAAAGTTCAAAAATACCCCCGCTCTTATTGGAAACTCAGTATTAACCTTGGTCGATACCAATAAAAAAGTCGACCTATAAATTCAATTTTATGGCAACAAAAAAAAGTAAAGTAGTCATTGATTCGCCATCGGGTTCACCACCAGAACTCATTGTCGTCTCAAAAAGCATTGAGGCACCTCATGCCGAGGAAGCCGAAAGTGCAGCAAAATCGAAGTCCAAACCATCGGCAAATACCTTAGCAGGTTTTGTGGTGGGTAAAAAGCTGCAGCTTGTTCCGTTATTCGCGGACACAGATGCAGAAGTGGCAGAACTGGTTTCAAAGGCAAGTCAAAAAGAAGGTGCCGAAGACCTTTCAAAAATGCGGCAATTTTATAAACTAGCAGCACCGGAAGGAGAAGACCTGGAAAGTATTGCAGCTTCATTGAACGAACTAGACGAAGTAGATGGTGCGTACGTTAAACCCGGTTGTCTACCTCCCGTTTATTTTGGTGATGATGGTATGGAAGAAGCTCCTAGTGATGATGCTGCACCACCCATCGCCCAAAACCTCACAAACAACCAAGGCTATTTGAATGCCGCACCACAAGGTGTAGATGCACGTTATGCCTGGACGCTACCCGGTGGCCGTGGTAACGGTGTTCGTATTATTGATATTGAAGGCGGATGGAACTTTAGCCATGAAGACCTACGTGTGAATGTGGGTGGCCTCGTGGGTGGAATCAATAAAACAAACGACCTACGTTGGTACAATCACGGTACGGCAGTATTTGGAGAAATGACCGGAGACCGTAATAGCTTTGGCGTAACTGGAATCTGCCCTAGCGCCAATGTCCGAGCCTACTCTATTTTTAATGGAGGTAGCGGAAACGCTATTAGAAAAGCCGCTGATAATCTTAGAGCAGGAGATCTTATGCTCATTGAATTACATAGGCCTGGTCCTAATTATCCGGGAGGCGAAACACAAATGGGTTTCATAGCCATTGAATGGTGGCCAGATGATTTAGCAGCACTACAATATGCTACCAACAAAGGCATCATAGTCATAGAAGCAGCTGGAAACGGATCTCAAAACCTTGATGCAGCCATCTATAATACGAGACCAAGTGGGTTTCCATCCAGTTGGCGAAATCCGTTCCGTAGAACGGCAGGGCACGATAGTGGTTGTGTTATAGTAGGTGCAGGTGCGCCACCTCCTGGCACTAATGGTGGAAATTGGGGCGCTGACCGTAGCCGCTTAGGCTTTAGTAATTACGGCTCTTGTGTGGACACCCAAGGTTGGGGCCAAGGCGTTACTACTTGCGGATACGGTAGAATAACCGGAACAAACCCCAATAACAAAAATGAATGGTACACCAACTTCTTTAACGGCACTAGTAGTGCTTCGCCTATCGTTACGGGTGCTGTAGCCTGTTTGCAAGGTATTCAAAAAGCAGCGGGAAGAGCTATGCTTACACCTCGTAGAGCTCGCCAATTGTTAAGAGCAACAGGCTCTCCGCAACAACCAGGAGCTAATCCGGTATCTCAACGCATTGGTAGACGTCCAGACCTTAGGGCGTTGGTTAGAGCTACCGCTTCCCGTAGACCTTGGTGTGGAGTTCAGTTCAATGGCAGTGTACCACGTAATGCTACCCGCAGATGGTTTACCCATAGCTGGCCGGATCATTACCATGTCATCTGGACCGTAGTTCCAACAGCACCGGCAATTGACGGTTCTGCTCAGATAGAATTTAAAGTAAAAACTACGAGACAGGCTTTTGGTCTGATCAAGTATTACATAGAAATCAAAAATCTTAAGAATTATACGGTGAACGTACAAGCACGCTACTGTGTAGTTGCATCTTAAAAAAAGAAAATTAATAATCCGGAAAGGTCAAAATTTAACCTTTCCCTAAAATTTAAAAATTATGAGAGTAGGTGTTCAATTTACTGGCAGTTTACCTGCAAATAGTACGCGTAGATGGTTTACCCATAGCTGGCCGGAAGCTTGGCATGTGGTATGGAATTGTGTTGCAAAAAGTCCGATCAGAAATGGAGGCGCGCAATTAGAATGGAAGATTCAAGTCTGCAGACAGAGTAGTACTAAAATCAAGTACTACATTGAGGCCAAAAACCTTACGGGTTCCACCCTACAATTTGAGGCGCGATACGCTATAATGAACCGATAAATTTATTTGGTAACACTAAAAATATATGAATTATGAACATAAATATTAATATTAACGATACGTCTGATGCTAGCCGCAATACTACTGAAGACACTACGGAAACTACAAGTGCCGTAGCCGATGCAGGGCTTCCGCCCTCTGATGTAGCAGTTACATCCGCAGACGACCAGAATTCAGATGATATGGACGCTACTGCTTCAATGGAAGATGGGCATGTAGATATTGGTGGTCCACCAGAATGGCTTCTTCAAGCTATGTCCGAGTCAACTTCAGAAGAAGATGATGCAACTGCCGCTACCGATGAAGAGATGGACGATGGCGGAAGTGGTCCCGAACTGGACTAATTTCCAATTTAGAATTCTTGACCCGTATAGTGAAAACTGTACGGGTTTTTGGTTTTCACAAAAGCTGAATGCATTAAAAAATCTCTGATAACCAAACAATTAAAACCTCAAAAACGCCATTTACACAAAATCAACTACAATCCACACAACGCCGAACTAGCTAGGCTTCAAAATGATTAATTTAAGATTTTACTTACTGAACGGTAAGCACATATTTACAGTAAAAGGTTCCCTAAAAAATAGAAACTGACTATACACGACCATTGAAACTATGTTTCAATTGGCACATAGTTAAAAACACACGATGGTCTCCATTGTGAACACCTCATTTTCTAATTCTTATTGCAGAACCTATGCCCGCCACG
This genomic interval from Zobellia roscoffensis contains the following:
- a CDS encoding S8 family peptidase, which translates into the protein MATKKSKVVIDSPSGSPPELIVVSKSIEAPHAEEAESAAKSKSKPSANTLAGFVVGKKLQLVPLFADTDAEVAELVSKASQKEGAEDLSKMRQFYKLAAPEGEDLESIAASLNELDEVDGAYVKPGCLPPVYFGDDGMEEAPSDDAAPPIAQNLTNNQGYLNAAPQGVDARYAWTLPGGRGNGVRIIDIEGGWNFSHEDLRVNVGGLVGGINKTNDLRWYNHGTAVFGEMTGDRNSFGVTGICPSANVRAYSIFNGGSGNAIRKAADNLRAGDLMLIELHRPGPNYPGGETQMGFIAIEWWPDDLAALQYATNKGIIVIEAAGNGSQNLDAAIYNTRPSGFPSSWRNPFRRTAGHDSGCVIVGAGAPPPGTNGGNWGADRSRLGFSNYGSCVDTQGWGQGVTTCGYGRITGTNPNNKNEWYTNFFNGTSSASPIVTGAVACLQGIQKAAGRAMLTPRRARQLLRATGSPQQPGANPVSQRIGRRPDLRALVRATASRRPWCGVQFNGSVPRNATRRWFTHSWPDHYHVIWTVVPTAPAIDGSAQIEFKVKTTRQAFGLIKYYIEIKNLKNYTVNVQARYCVVAS
- a CDS encoding FAD-binding protein, with amino-acid sequence MAKTSELLVGKWDTLHENGAFDLKRQYITRHEHKATMPSRVLRYNDAAEEMQRLIKKCKTENEGFRAFGSRWSMSKIAHQKDNMHQNNLMYLDLEIEEGNMHPDSEYAHENIFFFECGSTIKQISQKLNEYGKSLKTTGASNGQTIAGCISTGVHGSAFDTGAVQDYIVGLNILTGPNAEDNVYLERHTQPSLNDAFAQSIKARVIRNDDLFNAALVGLGSFGFIHGVALEADDLFLLDRYVRRIDKDLALSLSKTLDFKNSEFKIDNEVDENGKPSRPYHYKIFINPYVDENQYVVEAMYKKKYTLAYPDPFTKIEKSLYKDLIYLLIKFSEKFPKSIPWFIKSLQKSILPEITKDEEKIRATLYETFWDAGYKGPAFACSMGVTIEDSERALNALVKMTKDHPIPGIFAMRYVNKTEATLGFTKFHKTCVIEIDGIQWNKSDKIPSLEEYGRFMIEAMQAENIPFTVHWGKSMDYAFPDLAHHMYGNNVDQWMKCRSWLLSEKMANVFSNEFISTLGLDAYRSVPNDFIESLDKSGQPAHLIT
- a CDS encoding DEAD/DEAH box helicase produces the protein MATNLTPSLVRNILRKEFSKDLDKFEIIKAISLLAQNNQIGQELVLRLLSRRDDFIGYEIIIDSLIRRVGLYPYLQQESLSLNDSIAFEFHKPIGLADNIVFHHAQAEVYYSLMKGENIILSAPTSFGKSLIIDAVIASNKHKNIAVVVPTIALIDETRKRLSKYKKDYKIITHPTQEIEDKNILILTQERAITIINEIPIDFFVIDEFYKLSPTKSDSQRAHILNHVFYQLVKQNAQFYLLGPNIEEITTELLVNIKFRFIKTDFKTVIAEKHKINIPKGEKPINKLLELTSKLKEPTLIFCQSPASANRVANELLLNGKFNNLKENDSLVSWIKSNYHEKWILANCLEKGIGIHHGKIPRAIAQKSIKLFNEGKINFLICTSTIIEGVNTKAKNVIIYDNKIARSKFDFFTFNNICGRSGRMFSHFIGNIYLFHEPPSPELPLVDFPIFSQNEDVPAELLINLDKEDLKENSKKTLEKYYSQKHLSIQVLSENSFIELDYQIELAKFLEENINKVESYLNWKSVPSNDQLKVACILIWNYFIKSKRRIYGVSSGKQLHFRINQFREAGNLKNYIQQFIGNNNDLSKINEAIELAFDIQRHWINFQFPRYLLALNNIANHVLAKQSKSQGDFSSYANMVECYFTEPYVVPLDEYGLPVQISLKIGKQIELDKNIDKSLIAIKNLNPEKVDLSEIEKEFVYELKEYL